The Thunnus thynnus chromosome 2, fThuThy2.1, whole genome shotgun sequence genome includes a region encoding these proteins:
- the rnf34a gene encoding E3 ubiquitin-protein ligase RNF34a gives MKAGASSMWASCCGLLNEVMGTGAVRGQQPGFGAGAGPFRFAPSAGYSTYPPTSSGSPSLVCKACGQAFSVFRRKYICCDCKKSFCSLCSVLQENLRICSTCHLLKATAFQRPRLMRLRVKDLRQYLLLRNIPTDTCREKEDLVDLVLCHQGIEEEEDPDTGSLHSRSLYTPTPSTTQSASELSAFAASQEEPLSRSDSSDTNQDIGDATSVSLLNLDPSEHTPEVSPQTRRRARASLSDISSLRDIEGLSVRQLKEILARNFVNYSGCCEKWELVERVSRLYRETEENRKSLENVSSTITTDGEKGPLTIHDDNLCRICMDAMIDCVLLECGHMVTCTKCGKRMSECPICRQYVVRAVHVFKS, from the exons ATGAAG GCAGGGGCCTCGTCCATGTGGGCTTCATGCTGTGGTCTGCTGAATGAAGTCATGGGTACTGGGGCCGTCAGAGGCCAGCAGCCAGGGTTTGGGGCCGGCGCTGGACCCTTCAGATTTGCCCCCAGTGCGGGATACTCCACATACCCGCCCACCAGCTCAGGGAGTCCCAGTCTTGTATGCAAGGCCTGTGGCCAGGCCTTCTCAGTCTTCAGGAGGAAG TATATTTGCTGCGACTGCAAGAAGAGCTTCTGCTCTCTGTGCTCCGTGCTTCAGGAGAATCTGCGCATTTGTTCCACATGTCATTTGCTGAAGGCAACGGCTTTCCAGCGGCCGCGGCTCATGCGTCTAAGGGTCAAGGACCTGCGGCAGTACTTGCTGCTTCGTAATATCCCCACCGATACTTGCAGGGAAAAAGAAGACCTGGTGGACCTGGTGCTCTGTCACCAAGGCattgaagaggaggaggacccCGACACAGGCAGCCTCCACTCACGGTCCCTGTATACGCCGACCCCTTCTACCACGCAGTCTGCCTCAGAGCTGTCAGCTTTCGCCGCCTCTCAGGAGGAACCGCTCAGCAGGAGTGATAGCTCTGATACCAACCAG GATATAGGTGATGCCACATCGGTTTCTCTCCTCAACCTGGACCCCAGTGAACACACTCCTGAG GTGAGTCCTCAGACGCGACGTCGGGCCAGAGCGTCTCTCTCAGACATCTCCAGCTTGAGGGACATTGAGGGCCTGTCTGTCCGGCAGCTGAAGGAGATCCTGGCCAGGAACTTTGTCAACTATTCAGGGTGCTGCGAGAAGTGGGAGCTGGTGGAGCGAGTCAGCCGACTCTACAGAGAGACGGAGGAGAACAGGAAATCAT TGGAAAATGTGAGCAGTACAATAACCACAG ATGGTGAGAAAGGTCCGCTGACGATCCATGACGACAACCTGTGCAGGATCTGCATGGATGCTATGATCGACTGCGTTCTCCTGGAGTGCGGTCACATGGTGACCTGCACCAAGTGTGGCAAGAGGATGAGCGAGTGCCCGATCTGCAGGCAGTACGTTGTGAGGGCCGTGCACGTCTTCAAGTCTTAA
- the c2h5orf34 gene encoding uncharacterized protein C5orf34 homolog, whose product METHSGVSLMVMYEDESVNIRYGNGVELQLSPCGCDFMLVKGRDPCGHPLQPTERLRQRTRFTISTYKELMKAALAFRNKYASRPYLPEELIPSVHKKPFFSINSEVHWPDWSSCDAELGQGGETVVRSEEGRAALMLSPSGEEFSVEFTCSLSQTHNQQRSVQHLSRDPDDSPVSQLQRHVSSLTFQGNDETKEGNRRNQPIRSRSCSSGIITHSAAQPKPEEMYQSTTVVQHHSCCAIPPTWRYPLSLARHHWTARLSQPPEDVEVEGNGHFSQADRRVDTLTVGERRSGLPQALPLTCPSPHWHRWKVKDPLATKEQSDQDFPTELVKVMWCQGVTYRILNGAVSVIEVSPGDGSVIRSNGVLNTYFTHHKPELQSGRVKEVTYHLNSLPPDVPGQVYSICSIVNRASRILTCYNQARQSLKLPATPSCLQEDRNFSKPEILEVNLTNAAPVETVESRSDLVAAELEKIKRFNFLLENSYLLRSEKRCAELEDSSAEGVTHEPVNESCIAEALQRTSKAIQDIDALISAASLT is encoded by the exons ATGGAAACACACTCCGGTGTTAGTTTGATGGTCATGTATGAGGATGAATCGGTCAATATTCGCTATGGAAACGGAGTCGAGCTGCAGCTGTCGCCGTGTGGCTGTGACTTCATGCTGGTGAAAGGCAGAGACCCCTGCGGACATCCTTTGCAGCCCACTGAGAGGCTCCGACAGAGGACCAGGTTCACCATCAGCACTTACAAG GAGTTGATGAAAGCTGCGTTGGCATTTAGGAATAAATATGCTAGTCGACCATATCTACCAGAGGAACTCATCCCTTCTGTCCACAAAAAG CCTTTTTTCAGTATTAACTCAGAGGTGCACTGGCCTGACTGGTCCTCCTGTGATGCTGAGCTCGGACAAGGAGGCGAGACCGTCGTCAGGTCGGAGGAGGGACGAGCTGCGCTGATGCTGTCGCCCTCGGGTGAAGAATTCTCTGTGGAGTTCACGTGCAGCCTCAGCCAGACTCACAATCAGCAGCGCAGCGTGCAGCATTTGAGCAGAGACCCTGACGACAGCCCGGTCAGTCAGCTGCAGCGGCACGTGAGCAGTCTGACCTTTCAGGGGAATGATGAGACCAAAGAGGGAAATAGAAGGAATCAGCCAATTAGATCCAGATCCTGTTCTTCTGGGATTATCACCCACAGCGCTGCTCAGCCAAAG CCAGAGGAGATGTACCAGTCCACCACAGTGGTCCAGCATCACTCCTGCTGTGCCATTCCCCCAACTTGGCGCTACCCTCTCTCCCTGGCTCGCCATCACTGGACAGCTCGTCTCTCTCAACCTCCAGAAGATGTTGAAGTGGAGGGAAACGGGCATTTCAGCCAGGCAGACAGGAGAGTAGACACATTAACTGTTGGAGAGAGAAGGTCTGGCCTTCCTCAGGCACTGCCTCTCACGTGTCCATCACCTCACTGGCACAG gtggaAGGTTAAAGACCCCCTGGCCACAAAAGAACAATCAGATCAAGACTTTCCAACAGAGCTTGTGAAGGTGATGTGGTGTCAAGGAGTGACCTACAG GATACTAAATGGAGCTGTCTCAGTCATAGAGGTTTCTCCGGGAGATGGATCAGTCATCCGGTCTAATGGTGTCCTTAACACTTATTTTACCCATCACAAGCCTGAGCTCCAGTCAGGGAGG GTGAAAGAGGTAACCTACCATCTGAACAGTCTTCCACCTGATGTGCCTGGACAGGTGTACTCTATATGCTCTATTGTGAATCGTGCGAGCAG GATCCTCACTTGCTACAACCAGGCCAGGCAATCACTGAAGCTCCCCGCCACACCCAGCTGCTTACAAGAG GATAGAAATTTTTCTAAACCAGAAATACTTGAAGTAAACCTGACCAATGCTGCACCTGTTGAAACAGTAGAAAGTCG GTCAGATCTTGTAGCTGCAGAACTGGAGAAGATAAAACGATTCAACT TTCTGCTGGAGAACAGCTACCTGCTGAGAAGTGAGAAAAGATGTGCAGAACTGGAAGATAGTTCTGCAGAAGGGGTGACTCATGAGCCAGTGAATGAGAGCTGCATTGCTGAGGCTCTTCAAAGAACATCCAAAGCCATACAGGACATCGACGCTCTCATATCTGCCGCCTCGCTGACTTGA
- the LOC137193900 gene encoding FYN-binding protein 1-like translates to MCELVGELLPMQVEHFKRTSVSHTVSGHTDIYTALTCKHQERHTAYICGLMTQFNTRGSSVQDASSKLAVRQKVCVESSVQERISALEGNLPGAVDATSSSHIPKPEFRKIFAATPILNVEPSSLRAQSFKPAKTQRHTACSSMPSLPNNLVMKSQKLNHITTSGSHNKFHLESTDPSVLKKRILPALFVLGSPPPKPDRPPSIDIHQFGRNRMSLADGMKIPRPVALPPLHPCPPSNHEAALSSIEQSVDEELYDDCIMNPSLLPLKGHPSNRTEANLRAKMNKELEKIWTEQAEKSKNHRESKSGKKDTNHGAVPEKKRAIKWPLNVTERGKRRGEKSIHNTDDFMKTDNDLKQQDRTQSDTESDDYDDIGALVDSRLEAQNFEDDDIYDDVAHPDTRFSTLTEMAADDCIYEVN, encoded by the exons ATGTGCGAGTTGGTGGGTGAGTTACTTCCTATGCAGGTGGAGCATTTTAAGAGAACAAGTGTATCACACACAGTCTCTGGccacacagacatatacacaGCGCTTACATGCAAACATCAG GAAAGACATACAGCATACATCTGTGGTCTAATGACTCAGTTCAACACGAGAGGCAGCTCTGTGCAAGATGCTTCCAGTAAACTGGCTGTCCGACAAAAGGTCTGCGTCGAGTCCTCTGTTCAAGAAAGAATATCTGCTCTTGAGGGGAATCTGCCAGGTGCTGTGGATGCAACCAGCAGCTCTCACATTCCTAAGCCTGAATTTAGGAAAATATTCGCAGCTACCCCCATCCTGAATGTGGAGCCATCATCGCTCAGAGCGCAATCATTTAAACCTGccaaaacacagagacacactgccTGTTCCTCCATGCCTAGTCTTCCCAACAATTTGGTGATGAAATCCCAGAAACTTAACCATATAACAACAAGTGGAAGTCACAATAAATTTCATCTGGAGAGCACCGACCCCTCTGTTCTCAAGAAAAGAATACTTCCTGCATTGTTTGTTCTGGGAAGTCCTCCTCCAAAGCCTGACAGGCCTCCGAGTATTGACATTCATCAATTTGGAAGGAATAGAATGTCTTTGGCTGATG GGATGAAGATTCCACGTCCTGTTGCCCTTCCACCTTTACATCCATGCCCGCCATCCAACCATGAAGCCGCTTT GAGCTCGATAGAACAATCGGTTGATGAGGAGCTCTACGATGATTGCATCATGAACCCTTCACTACTTCCCCTTAAAG GACATCCTTCCAATAGGACAGAG GCAAATCTGAGggcaaaaatgaacaaagaacTTGAAAAAATATG GACAGAACAGGCAGAGAAATCTAAAAACCATCGAGAAAGTAAGAGTGGAAAAAAGGACACAAACCATGGTGCAGTCCCAGAGAAGAAACGGGCG ATTAAATGGCCTCTTAATGTGACTGAgagggggaagaggagaggagagaagagcatCCACAATACAG ATGACTTTATGAAGACTGACAATGATTTAAAACAGCAAGACAGGACTCAGTCTGACACAGAGTCCGACGATTATGATGACATCGGGGCACTAGTTGACAG tAGGCTTGAGGCACAAAATT TCGAGGACGATGATATTTACGATGATGTGGCTCATCCAGACACAAG ATTTTCAACTCTGACAGAAATGGCCGCAGATG ACTGCATCTATGAAGTCAACTGA